The proteins below are encoded in one region of Stigmatopora argus isolate UIUO_Sarg chromosome 2, RoL_Sarg_1.0, whole genome shotgun sequence:
- the cnep1r1 gene encoding nuclear envelope phosphatase-regulatory subunit 1, whose amino-acid sequence MNSLEQAEDLKAFERRLTEYVSCLQPATGRWRMILIVVSVCTATGAWNWLIDPDTQKVSFFSSLWNHPFFTISCITLIALFFAGIHKRVVAPSIIAARCRTVLAEYNMSCDDTGKLILKPRPNIQ is encoded by the exons ATGAACTCACTGGAGCAGGCCGAAG ACCTGAAAGCCTTTGAGAGGAGACTGACAGAATATGTCTCATGTTTACAACCTGCAACAGGCAGGTGGAGAA TGATTTTAATCGTTGTGTCAGTCTGCACAGCCACTGGTGCTTGGAACTGGTTGATAGACCCTGACACACAGAAG GTTTCTTTCTTTTCATCGCTGTGGAATCATCCCTTCTTCACCATCAGCTGCATCACCCTCATTGCACTCTTCTTTGCTGGGATACATAAGCGAGTCGTGGCTCCGTCAAT AATAGCTGCAAGGTGTCGGACGGTTTTAGCAGAGTACAACATGTCCTGCGATGAT ACGGGGAAGCTTATACTCAAACCACGGCCCAACATCCAATAG